One window from the genome of Haliaeetus albicilla chromosome 26, bHalAlb1.1, whole genome shotgun sequence encodes:
- the NRAS gene encoding GTPase NRas isoform X1 — MTEYKLVVVGAGGVGKSALTIQLIQNHFVDEYDPTIEDSYRKQVVIDGETCLLDILDTAGQEEYSAMRDQYMRTGEGFLCVFAINNSKSFADINLYREQIKRVKDSDDVPMVLVGNKCDLPTRTVDTKQAQELAKSYGIPFIETSAKTRQGVEDAFYTLVREIRQYRMKKLNSNEDGNQGCMGLSCIVM; from the exons ATGACCGAGTACaagctggtggtggtgggagccGGCGGCGTCGGCAAGAGCGCGCTGACCATCCAGCTCATCCAGAACCACTTCGTGGACGAGTACGACCCCACTATCGAG GATTCGTATAGAAAGCAGGTTGTTATCGATGGAGAGACGTGTTTGTTAGACATTCTGGACACTGCGGGACAGGAAGAGTATAGTGCCATGCGTGATCAGTACATGAGAACTGGGGAAGGATTCCTCTGTGTTTTTGCCATTAACAACAGTAAATCGTTTGCTGATATTAACCTTTACAG agaacagATCAAGAGAGTGAAAGATTCGGATGATGTGCCGATGGTGCTAGTTGGGAACAAGTGTGACTTGCCCACGAGAACAGTAGACACAAAACAGGCTCAAGAATTAGCAAAAAGCTATGGAATCCCCTTCATAGAGACATCTGCTAAAACGAGACAG GGTGTGGAAGATGCTTTTTACACACTGGTGAGAGAGATCCGGCAGTATCGGATGAAAAAACTCAACAGCAATGAAGATGGGAATCAAGGCTGCATGGGATTGTCTTGCATTGTGATGTGA
- the NRAS gene encoding GTPase NRas isoform X2: MTEYKLVVVGAGGVGKSALTIQLIQNHFVDEYDPTIEDSYRKQVVIDGETCLLDILDTAGQEEYSAMRDQYMRTGEGFLCVFAINNSKSFADINLYREQIKRVKDSDDVPMVLVGNKCDLPTRTVDTKQAQELAKSYGIPFIETSAKTRQE; the protein is encoded by the exons ATGACCGAGTACaagctggtggtggtgggagccGGCGGCGTCGGCAAGAGCGCGCTGACCATCCAGCTCATCCAGAACCACTTCGTGGACGAGTACGACCCCACTATCGAG GATTCGTATAGAAAGCAGGTTGTTATCGATGGAGAGACGTGTTTGTTAGACATTCTGGACACTGCGGGACAGGAAGAGTATAGTGCCATGCGTGATCAGTACATGAGAACTGGGGAAGGATTCCTCTGTGTTTTTGCCATTAACAACAGTAAATCGTTTGCTGATATTAACCTTTACAG agaacagATCAAGAGAGTGAAAGATTCGGATGATGTGCCGATGGTGCTAGTTGGGAACAAGTGTGACTTGCCCACGAGAACAGTAGACACAAAACAGGCTCAAGAATTAGCAAAAAGCTATGGAATCCCCTTCATAGAGACATCTGCTAAAACGAGACAG gagtaa
- the AMPD1 gene encoding AMP deaminase 1, whose product MSRVKIPEMDEAMRSFAEKVFASEVKDEEVRQEISPFDVEEICPISRQEMRAYMMLQESSGTTEKRKKRLLRLKTIALAVPVAQKSITRLSTIDEVISTSPIYQTVPDFQRVQITGDYASGVTVEDFEVVCKGLYRALCIREKYMQQSVQRFPRTPSQYLRAIEGEVWRASDAGPVFTPPVKDGQDPFETGSLAENLGYHVQMKDGVVYIYGDKAAVGRNEPKDLPYPSLEHFVDDMNFLLALIAQGPVKTYAHRRLKFLSSKFQVHEMLNEMEEMKELKNNPHRDFYNCRKVDTHIHAAACMNQKHLLRFIKKSYCMDADRVVYDAKGKQLTLKQLFQQLNLHPYDLTVDSLDVHAGRQTFQRFDKFNDKYNPVGASELRDLYLKTENAINGEYFATIIKEVGSDLEDAKYQHAEPRLSIYGRSAEEWPKLASWFNKHRVYSPNMKWMIQVPRIYDVFRSKNFLPHFGKMLENIFVPVFEATVNPQAHKELSVFLRHITGFDSVDDESKHSGHMFCTKSPKPEQWTSEKNPSYTYYIYYMYANIVVLNNLRRQRGMNTFLFRPHCGEAGAITHLLAAFMTADNISHGLNLKKSPVLQYLYFLAQIPIAMSPLSNNSLFLEYAKNPLPDFHQKGLMVSLSTDDPMQFHYTKEPLMEEYAIAAQVFKLSTCDMCEIARNSVLQCGLSHEEKAKFLGENYQEEGPQGNDIRKTNVAQIRVAYRYETWCYELNLIAEGLKTD is encoded by the exons ATGTCACGGGTGAAAATTCCAG AGATGGATGAGGCAATGCGCTCCTTTGCAGAGAAGGTCTTTGCCTCTGAGGTGAAAGATGAGGAGGTCAGGCAAGAGATCTCTCCTTTTGATGTGGAAGAGATCTGCCCCATCTCACGCCAGGAAATGAGAGCGTACATGATGCTTCAGGAGAGCTCTGGCACAACAGAAAAGCG GAAGAAGCGCCTGCTCCGCCTGAAGACAATTGCATTGGCAGTCCCTGTGGCTCAGAAGTCTATAACCAGACTGTCTACTATTGATGAGGTCATCTCTACCTCCCCCATCTACCAGACTGTGCCTGACTTCCAGCGGGTACAGATCACAGGGGATTATGCCTCTGGG GTGACAGTTGAAGATTTTGAAGTTGTCTGCAAAGGCCTGTACCGTGCCCTGTGCATCCGGGAAAAGTACATGCAGCAGTCTGTGCAGAGGTTCCCCAGGACCCCATCTCAGTATCTGCGTGCTATCGAAGGCGAGGTCTGGAGGGCGAGTGACGCTGGCCCAG TGTTCACCCCGCCAGTGAAGGATGGACAGGATCCCTTTGAAACTGGGAGTCTTGCTGAGAACCTGGGATACCATGTCCAGATGAAGGACGGGGTGGTTTACATCTATGGAGACAAGGCAGCGGTTGGCAGAAATGAGCCAAAGGACCTGCCCTACCCCAGCCTCGAGCACTTCGTTGATGACATGAACTTCCTCTTGGCCCTGATTGCACAGGGGCCTGT TAAGACCTATGCTCATCGGCGCCTGAAGTTCCTCTCATCCAAGTTCCAAGTGCATGAAATGCTAAATGAGATGGAGGAGATGAAAGAGCTGAAGAACAACCCCCACCGAGACTTCTACAACTGCCGGAAG GTGGACACACATATCCATGCTGCAGCCTGCATGAACCAGAAGCATCTTCTGCGTTTCATCAAGAAATCATACTGTATGGATGCTGACCGTGTAGTTTATGATGCCAAGGGCAAACAGCTTACCCTGAAACAGCTTTTCCAGCAGCTCAATCTGCACCCCTATGACCTGACAGTGGATTCCCTGGATGTCCATGCT GGGCGGCAGACATTTCAGCGCTTTGACAAGTTCAATGACAAGTACAACCCCGTGGGTGCCAGCGAGCTGCGTGACCTCTATCTGAAGACGGAGAATGCTATCAATGGCGAGTACTTTGCTACCATCATCAAG GAGGTTGGCTCTGATCTGGAGGATGCCAAGTACCAGCACGCGGAGCCTCGCCTCTCAATCTATGGGCGATCAGCTGAGGAGTGGCCCAAGCTAGCCAGCTGGTTCAACAAACATCGGGTCTATTCCCCCAACATGAAATGGATGATCCAAGTACCCAGGATTTA TGATGTGTTCAGGTCTAAGAATTTCCTCCCACACTTTGGGAAGATGCTGGAAAATATCTTTGTTCCTGTGTTTGAGGCAACTGTCAATCCTCAAGCCCACAAAGAGCTGAGTGTCTTTCTACGCCAT ATTACTGGCTTCGACAGCGTGGATGACGAATCCAAGCATAGTGGACACATGTTCTGCACTAAAAGCCCAAAACCAGAGCAGTGGACTTCTGAGAAGAACCCATCCTACACCTACTATATATACTATATGTATGCCAACATTGTGGTGCTTAACAACCTCCGCAG GCAGCGTGGTATGAACACATTCCTCTTCCGTCCACACTGTGGGGAAGCTGGGGCCATCACGCATCTGCTTGCAGCCTTCATGACAGCAGATAATATCTCCCATGGTCTCAACCTCAAGAAG AGCCCGGTGTTGCAGTATCTGTACTTCCTTGCCCAAATTCCCATTGCTATGTCCCCACTCAGCAACAACAGCCTCTTCCTGGAGTATGCAAAAAATCCATTGCCTGACTTCCACCAGAAGGGCCTCATGGTGTCCCTTTCTACAGATGACCCCATGCAGTTTCATTACACCAAG GAGCCCCTGATGGAGGAGTATGCCATTGCTGCCCAGGTCTTCAAGCTCAGCACCTGCGACATGTGTGAAATTGCCAGAAACAGTGTCCTGCAGTGTGGCCTGTCCCATGAG GAGAAAGCCAAGTTCCTGGGTGAGAACTACCAGGAAGAGGGGCCCCAAGGCAACGATATCCGGAAGACAAACGTGGCGCAGATCCGCGTGGCCTACCGCTACGAGACCTGGTGCTACGAGCTCAACCTCATTGCCGAGGGCCTGAAAACCGACTAG